In one Lolium rigidum isolate FL_2022 chromosome 3, APGP_CSIRO_Lrig_0.1, whole genome shotgun sequence genomic region, the following are encoded:
- the LOC124698492 gene encoding ADP-ribosylation factor-related protein 1-like encodes MFSLAHGLWKYIFNKTEFHVLILGVDKAGKTTLLEKVKSTYLKGEGLPPDRIVPTVGLNIGRIEDSNAKLIFWDLGGQVGLRTIWEKYYQEAHAIVYVMDAAAESSFEDAKSALEKVLRHEDLKGAPVLLFANKQDLPGVISDEELSRRMHLKELNDRPYRCQAVSAYDGRGIKSGIDWLVEQMERSKRTEVLRERAGVTGQI; translated from the exons ATGTTCTCCTTGGCCCATGGTCTATGGAAGTACATTTTTAACAAGACCGAGTTCCATGTTCTTATTCTTGGCGTTGACAAGGCCGGCAAGACT ACATTATTGGAAAAGGTGAAATCAACTTACCTGAAAGGGGAAGGACTTCCACCTGATCGTATTGTTCCTACTGTTGGACTTAACATTGGACGCATTGAGGATTCAAATGCAAAACTTATTTTCTGGGATCTGGGAGGTCAG GTTGGTCTACGGACGATCTGGGAAAAATATTACCAAGAGGCCCATGCCATAGTATATGTCATGGATGCTGCAGCTGAATCATCATTTGAAGATGCCAAATCTGCCTTGG AAAAGGTTCTTCGCCATGAGGATCTGAAAGGGGCACCGGTCCTGTTATTTGCCAACAAACag GATTTACCTGGAGTTATCTCTGACGAGGAATTGAGTAGGCGTATGCACCTTAAAGAGCTAAATGATAGGCCATATAGATGTCAGGCTGTATCTGCTTATGATGG GAGGGGGATTAAATCTGGTATAGACTGGCTGGTGGAACAGATGGAAAGAAGTAAACGCACCGAGGTTCTAAGGGAGCGCGCAGGTGTAACTGGGCAGATTTAG
- the LOC124698493 gene encoding uncharacterized protein LOC124698493, which translates to MNFSVGAGGSGGGGEAGGREQAPRWLEIAEKLLNARDLVGCKRFADRAVEADPLLPGVDELLAVADVLLASQAMLITGEPDPFAVLQVPSKTADQATISRSFRRLALLLQSSNPHPGADVALGIVHDAYNFLSDPARRQRLSASTNTPPDAPAQPAAAAAPAAAADFWTACPFCCYVHQYPRDLVGRALKCPNESCRRGFVAAEIPTPPTVVPGTEMYHCAWGFFPLGFPNEADLGGNWKPFYKVFPWNNAPSGGGAASRSYGNRGGGSNDRQPQNGSARGRGGSSRGRVKKTTARKKVGAGLRRRSFGGGVESGIDESMLGQDGWAEDGEGEQLEEVRGININEEAQAADGTSRANVAGGVEDLGTFHLDVDPTEDILGNLGNLHNMPFLRVDNLGRMM; encoded by the coding sequence ATGAACTTCTCTGTCGGCGCCGGCggtagtggaggcggcggagaggCCGGCGGGAGGGAGCAGGCGCCGCGATGGCTGGAGATTGCGGAGAAGCTCCTCAACGCGCGCGACCTCGTCGGCTGCAAGCGCTTCGCCGACCGCGCGGTGGAGGCAGATCCGCTCCTCCCCGGCGTCGACgagctcctcgccgtcgctgaCGTCCTCCTCGCCTCGCAGGCGATGCTCATCACCGGCGAACCTGACCCGTTCGCCGTCCTCCAGGTGCCCTCCAAAACCGCCGACCAAGCCACCATATCCCGCTCCTTCCGCCGCCTCGCGCTCCTCCTCCAATCCAGCAATCCCCATCCTGGCGCGGACGTCGCCCTAGGCATCGTCCACGATGCCTACAACTTCCTCTCCGATCCAGCACGCCGGCAACGCCTTTCCGCCTCTACCAACACCCCGCCTGATGCTCCCGCTCAACCTGCAGCTGCCGCCGCTCCCGCGGCTGCGGCGGACTTCTGGACGGCGTGCCCGTTCTGCTGCTACGTCCACCAGTACCCGCGCGACCTGGTGGGCCGCGCGCTCAAGTGCCCAAACGAGTCTTGCCGCCGGGGATTCGTGGCTGCTGAGATCCCTACCCCGCCCACCGTCGTGCCGGGCACCGAGATGTACCACTGTGCTTGGGGGTTCTTCCCCCTGGGTTTCCCCAACGAAGCGGACCTGGGTGGCAACTGGAAGCCATTTTACAAGGTCTTCCCTTGGAACAATGCGCCAAGTGGTGGGGGCGCCGCTAGTAGGAGCTATGGTAACCGTGGTGGAGGCAGCAATGACAGGCAGCCGCAGAATGGGAGTGCTCGTGGGCGTGGTGGATCATCCAGAGGTAGGGTCAAGAAGACAACTGCCCGCAAGAAGGTTGGGGCAGGGCTCAGGAGGCGTTCTTTCGGTGGTGGTGTGGAGAGCGGCATTGATGAGTCGATGCTTGGACAGGATGGGTGGGCTGAGGACGGTGAAGGTGAACAGCTGGAGGAGGTCAGAGGGATTAACATAAATGAGGAGGCACAGGCTGCTGATGGTACTAGCAGGGCAAATGTCGCTGGAGGGGTTGAGGATCTGGGCACCTTCCATCTGGATGTTGATCCAACTGAAGATATATTAGGGAATCTGGGGAATTTACACAACATGCCGTTCTTGAGGGTGGATAATCTTGGGAGGATGATGTAG